The following proteins are co-located in the Candidatus Tumulicola sp. genome:
- a CDS encoding GNAT family N-acetyltransferase → MIALSMHPLAEVEPSMIIEMHGLPHVVGLLNTPTVDEVVRRSKHESSRDFVAFGSDGHPVGLLLMDRIHPWLYELSRIISVRQGEGIGSSMMRWALRHIFDENGAHRAFLEVHESNRTARRLYDSFGFLQEGTYRDGFQNPTDGGFENLCPYGLLDADYRAWIERRGPLV, encoded by the coding sequence ATGATTGCGTTGTCGATGCACCCGCTTGCCGAGGTCGAGCCGTCGATGATTATCGAAATGCACGGCTTGCCGCACGTCGTAGGGTTGCTGAACACGCCGACGGTCGACGAGGTCGTTCGGCGTTCGAAACACGAGTCGAGTCGAGATTTCGTCGCGTTCGGTTCGGACGGCCACCCCGTGGGTTTGCTGCTGATGGATCGCATCCATCCATGGTTGTATGAGCTTTCGCGCATCATATCGGTGCGCCAAGGTGAGGGTATCGGTTCGTCGATGATGCGGTGGGCGTTGCGACATATCTTCGATGAGAATGGCGCGCACCGCGCCTTTCTTGAGGTCCACGAATCGAACCGTACAGCGCGGCGACTGTACGACTCGTTCGGCTTCCTACAAGAGGGGACGTACCGGGACGGCTTTCAAAACCCAACGGACGGGGGTTTCGAGAATCTGTGTCCGTACGGCTTACTCGACGCCGACTACCGAGCCTGGATCGAACGGCGCGGGCCATTGGTATAA
- a CDS encoding GNAT family N-acetyltransferase has translation MKIERATLDDTQHIIDVFRGTWAIALPYLPTLHTNEEDLEYFGSAVAKSTVYVVKDRDRIVAFCAFRTDWVDHLYILPEYARRGIGRALMGKAQAAHPRLQLWVFQRNEAAAAFYRAMGFTLVKQTGGADNEEREPDALYQWPAPFDPGSVVGVE, from the coding sequence ATGAAGATTGAACGCGCGACCCTCGATGATACACAACACATAATCGACGTGTTTCGCGGAACCTGGGCCATCGCGCTTCCGTACTTACCGACCTTGCATACGAACGAAGAAGATCTCGAGTATTTCGGCTCGGCCGTCGCGAAAAGCACCGTGTACGTCGTTAAAGATCGGGATCGGATCGTTGCCTTCTGCGCGTTTCGAACCGACTGGGTCGACCATCTGTACATTCTTCCCGAATATGCGCGTCGCGGCATCGGGCGTGCGCTCATGGGTAAAGCGCAAGCCGCGCACCCCCGACTGCAGCTCTGGGTCTTCCAGCGAAACGAAGCAGCCGCTGCATTCTACAGAGCGATGGGTTTCACGCTCGTCAAACAGACCGGTGGCGCTGACAACGAAGAGCGCGAGCCCGACGCATTATACCAATGGCCCGCGCCGTTCGATCCAGGCTCGGTAGTCGGCGTCGAGTAA
- a CDS encoding GNAT family N-acetyltransferase, whose translation MKFVRLSKKQAQKVDAELVRWNAQAVPFTQEEPFHRLQYGVKEDGALIAGAGGTLYCWGILYVDVVWVAEPHRHRGLGERLMNHLEEKARKLGCTLVHLDTFDFQARGFYEKLGYTLFGTLDECPPGHKRFFFKKALSKQSTSDRESTEGGSIH comes from the coding sequence GTGAAGTTCGTTAGGCTTTCAAAGAAACAGGCGCAGAAAGTGGACGCCGAGCTCGTACGCTGGAACGCACAAGCTGTACCGTTCACGCAAGAAGAGCCGTTCCATCGTCTTCAGTATGGCGTAAAGGAAGATGGCGCCCTAATTGCGGGTGCCGGAGGCACGCTGTACTGCTGGGGCATCTTATATGTCGACGTCGTCTGGGTCGCGGAGCCGCACCGACATCGCGGCCTCGGGGAACGGCTCATGAATCACCTTGAGGAAAAAGCGAGAAAACTGGGCTGTACCCTAGTGCACCTCGATACGTTCGACTTCCAAGCTAGGGGCTTTTACGAAAAGCTGGGTTACACATTGTTCGGCACGCTTGACGAATGCCCACCGGGTCATAAACGGTTTTTCTTTAAGAAAGCGCTTTCAAAACAATCGACGAGTGATCGTGAAAGCACTGAAGGGGGAAGTATTCATTGA
- a CDS encoding alkaline phosphatase family protein — MFCFRTLAIAGIVAMLTACSESGSSSSYAPHTGSQVSMNATSGQYIKHVIIVVQENRTFDNLFATYPGADGATYGYYLKPVGNTYKKTKINLVKRSLAGNQDINHDSIAYDVSCDGTNKRPKTHCDMDGFNLEQINGHAVGTYPYMYIDPSDIKPYWKMAQQYGLSDHMFTTQGSGSFTAHLDLVAGTSQLKPSWSLIDFPSSFTDWGCRATSETTAWLTTHGVYHSARGKDPGPAPCISFQTKTMRDLLDSAGLSWKYYTPKYIGGSVGAEWDAFAAISDVYNDPNEWGTNVSWPETNALNDIANNQLPAVSWVIPNSDNSDHPWNSTKSNTIDCGPSWVSSIVNAVGKSNYWDSTAVIVTWDDFGGYFDHEPPPFFDDMGGLGFRVPMLVISPYVPKGQISHTQYEFASILKFVEQNFGLPSMHTTDDRATSMVDMFDFTQQPRRFVNIPSSSDDRCISRQSHVSNPVDDDD; from the coding sequence ATGTTTTGTTTCCGGACGCTGGCAATCGCCGGTATCGTCGCGATGCTCACGGCTTGCTCGGAAAGCGGCAGTAGTTCGTCGTACGCCCCACATACCGGTTCGCAGGTTTCGATGAACGCAACGAGCGGGCAATACATCAAACACGTTATCATCGTCGTGCAAGAGAACCGCACGTTCGACAATCTTTTTGCAACGTATCCCGGCGCCGACGGTGCGACCTACGGCTACTACCTGAAGCCGGTCGGAAATACATACAAGAAAACGAAAATCAATCTGGTGAAGCGTTCGCTCGCCGGGAACCAGGACATCAATCACGATTCGATAGCCTACGACGTATCGTGTGACGGCACGAATAAGCGTCCGAAAACGCATTGCGACATGGATGGATTTAACCTGGAGCAAATAAACGGACACGCAGTGGGAACGTATCCGTACATGTACATTGATCCCTCCGATATTAAGCCGTACTGGAAGATGGCGCAGCAGTACGGTTTGAGCGACCACATGTTCACGACGCAAGGCAGCGGCAGCTTTACCGCTCACCTCGATCTGGTAGCTGGAACGTCACAACTCAAACCCTCGTGGAGCCTCATCGATTTTCCGAGCTCGTTTACCGACTGGGGTTGTAGGGCGACCAGCGAGACCACTGCCTGGCTCACGACGCATGGAGTCTACCACTCGGCGAGGGGAAAGGATCCCGGTCCAGCTCCCTGCATATCGTTCCAGACGAAAACGATGCGTGACCTTCTCGACTCCGCCGGCCTCTCGTGGAAGTACTACACGCCGAAATACATCGGCGGATCCGTCGGCGCTGAATGGGATGCATTTGCAGCGATATCAGATGTTTACAACGATCCCAATGAGTGGGGAACCAACGTTTCGTGGCCCGAAACGAACGCGCTTAACGACATCGCGAACAACCAGTTGCCGGCGGTCTCATGGGTTATTCCGAACTCCGATAATTCCGACCATCCGTGGAACTCAACAAAAAGCAACACGATCGACTGTGGTCCGTCGTGGGTTTCTTCGATCGTCAATGCGGTAGGAAAAAGCAATTATTGGGACTCGACGGCAGTAATCGTTACTTGGGACGACTTCGGCGGCTACTTCGACCACGAACCACCGCCGTTCTTCGACGATATGGGTGGTCTCGGCTTCCGCGTCCCCATGTTGGTTATCTCACCGTACGTTCCGAAGGGCCAGATCTCACATACGCAGTACGAGTTTGCAAGCATCCTCAAGTTTGTCGAGCAGAACTTCGGCTTGCCCTCGATGCACACCACCGACGACCGGGCCACGTCGATGGTCGATATGTTCGACTTTACGCAGCAGCCTCGACGATTCGTGAACATTCCGTCGAGCAGCGACGATCGGTGCATTTCCCGTCAATCTCACGTCTCGAACCCGGTGGACGACGACGACTGA
- a CDS encoding beta-propeller fold lactonase family protein produces the protein MQRPVFTTAIAVAAVAILFGCSGGASQSPNSTLPSLGATRPQTVEGSQVMPDTAVEFAYEANEGSTTVSAYKIESNGTLTSVKGSPFTAGSAPSGVAIDPTGKFAHASNAASANVSAFTIDAASGALKAIQGSPFGAGTSPSGVADTGKFAYVANVGVSSSSSVSAYTIASSGALKAVKGSPFAAGSSAQYIATDPSSKFVYVPNAGSNNISAYKIASSGALTPVKGSPFGAGSEAFGVAVDPSGKFAYVSNYGSGNVSAYTVNASSGALTPIKGSPFAAGTGPCSVIVDPNGKFLYVPNLSSGDVSAYLIKSNGALTPVKGSPFAAGAGACYGAVDPASKFAYVANSGADTISGYTIGTNGALSPLKGSPFPAGPTPAVIAMCRVTSGKCVPPSL, from the coding sequence ATGCAACGTCCCGTCTTTACTACCGCAATAGCTGTTGCCGCCGTCGCCATACTCTTCGGTTGCTCGGGCGGCGCGTCACAGAGCCCGAACTCAACGCTTCCGAGCCTGGGTGCAACGCGACCCCAGACGGTCGAGGGCTCTCAGGTAATGCCCGATACTGCCGTCGAGTTCGCGTACGAGGCAAACGAAGGTTCGACAACCGTTTCGGCTTACAAGATCGAGAGCAACGGCACGCTGACGTCGGTGAAGGGTTCGCCCTTTACGGCAGGATCCGCCCCATCGGGCGTAGCGATCGATCCTACCGGCAAGTTTGCTCACGCGTCGAATGCCGCTTCGGCTAATGTTTCTGCATTTACGATCGACGCAGCCAGCGGTGCGCTAAAAGCGATTCAGGGTTCACCGTTTGGTGCAGGCACCTCACCCTCGGGCGTGGCCGACACCGGCAAATTTGCCTACGTGGCAAACGTCGGGGTCAGCAGCAGCAGCAGCGTCTCGGCGTATACGATTGCGAGTAGCGGTGCGTTAAAGGCGGTGAAAGGATCGCCGTTTGCGGCCGGCAGCAGCGCTCAATATATCGCAACCGATCCATCGAGCAAGTTCGTGTACGTACCGAACGCTGGTTCGAATAATATTTCGGCGTATAAGATCGCGAGTAGCGGCGCGCTCACGCCCGTCAAGGGGTCGCCGTTCGGCGCGGGGAGCGAAGCATTCGGCGTAGCCGTCGATCCGTCCGGAAAGTTTGCGTACGTTAGCAACTATGGTTCGGGCAACGTTTCCGCCTACACGGTGAACGCATCCAGTGGCGCGCTGACGCCGATTAAGGGATCTCCGTTCGCGGCCGGTACTGGGCCCTGCAGCGTGATCGTCGATCCTAACGGCAAGTTCTTGTACGTACCGAATCTGAGTTCCGGTGATGTCTCTGCGTATCTTATCAAAAGCAACGGTGCGCTTACGCCGGTAAAGGGTTCGCCGTTCGCGGCGGGTGCCGGAGCCTGCTACGGAGCGGTCGATCCCGCGAGTAAGTTTGCGTACGTCGCCAACAGTGGCGCCGACACCATTTCGGGGTACACGATCGGCACCAACGGCGCGCTGTCGCCGCTTAAGGGATCTCCGTTTCCCGCCGGCCCGACTCCGGCAGTCATTGCTATGTGCCGCGTAACGTCCGGGAAATGCGTTCCGCCATCGTTATAA
- the recQ gene encoding DNA helicase RecQ produces MLEDALNRYFGYQTFLPLQREIAEATLAGRDALALLPTGGGKSLCYQLPAILDDGLTLVVSPLIALMKDQVDALEANGIPATFLNSSIDSTTAAQRLDALDRGEYRLLYVAPERLVLPGFLAGLKRWNLRRIAVDEAHCVSEWGHDFRPEYRRIASVRALHPTVPILALTATATQRVRDDIERFLELREPQRFVGSFNRPNLRYSVLPKHGVVGQLVPWVQERSKESGIVYAQSRDTVERLARELQAGGVPALPYHAGLTPRERSRNQELFIRDEVRVICATIAFGMGINKPNVRYVVHFDVPKNLEGYYQETGRAGRDGLPSECVLFLSGGDASKQRFFIRQIENDEERAQAERLLRQMLDFAATPLCRRAHLLRYFGEEQVAERCGNCDNCLQPVEQIDGTLLAAKMLSCIYRVREHRGFSTGAQHVIDVLRGERTEKVLSWGHERLSTFGIGKDYGKEQWTAVLSELMRTGCVEEGEHRTVVLTNEGRQALKERRTFLFAMPRAIERKKGRRRKAAATNDVAVGDEGLFDRLRALRKKLADEQGVPPYVVFSDATLRDMVAVQPSTLAAFRQIGGVGDVKLTRYADVFLQAIRSQTD; encoded by the coding sequence ATGCTCGAGGACGCGCTCAATCGGTACTTCGGGTATCAAACGTTTCTACCGCTGCAGCGCGAGATTGCGGAAGCCACTCTGGCGGGCCGCGACGCGCTAGCATTACTCCCCACGGGTGGCGGAAAATCGCTCTGCTACCAGTTGCCGGCGATATTGGACGACGGGCTGACGCTCGTCGTGTCGCCGCTGATTGCGTTGATGAAAGACCAAGTAGACGCGCTCGAAGCCAATGGGATCCCCGCGACGTTTCTAAATAGCTCTATCGACTCGACGACCGCTGCCCAACGGCTCGACGCGCTCGATCGCGGTGAATACCGCCTCCTGTATGTCGCGCCGGAACGCCTCGTTCTCCCCGGCTTTCTGGCCGGTCTGAAGCGATGGAACCTGCGCCGCATCGCCGTCGATGAAGCCCACTGCGTCAGCGAATGGGGCCACGATTTCCGGCCGGAATACCGCCGGATCGCATCGGTTCGAGCGCTCCATCCGACAGTTCCGATCCTCGCGCTCACAGCGACGGCAACGCAGCGCGTTCGCGACGACATCGAGCGTTTTCTCGAGTTGCGCGAACCGCAGCGTTTTGTCGGCAGCTTCAACCGGCCCAATCTTCGATACTCCGTATTGCCAAAGCACGGTGTCGTCGGGCAGTTGGTTCCGTGGGTGCAAGAGCGGTCGAAAGAGAGCGGCATCGTTTACGCGCAGAGCCGCGATACGGTGGAGCGGCTCGCTCGCGAACTGCAGGCGGGTGGCGTGCCCGCATTGCCGTATCACGCCGGCCTCACGCCGCGGGAGCGGTCGCGCAATCAAGAGCTTTTCATACGCGACGAAGTTCGCGTGATCTGTGCGACCATCGCTTTTGGGATGGGCATTAACAAGCCGAACGTACGGTATGTCGTCCACTTCGACGTTCCGAAAAATCTGGAGGGTTACTACCAAGAAACGGGGCGCGCCGGCCGCGACGGACTGCCGAGCGAGTGCGTCTTATTCTTGAGCGGCGGCGACGCGTCCAAACAGCGCTTCTTCATCCGGCAAATCGAAAACGACGAGGAACGGGCTCAGGCGGAACGTCTGCTGCGACAGATGCTCGATTTCGCCGCAACGCCGCTTTGCCGACGAGCGCATCTCCTTCGCTACTTCGGCGAGGAGCAGGTTGCCGAACGTTGCGGCAACTGCGACAACTGCTTGCAGCCGGTCGAGCAGATCGACGGTACGTTGCTCGCGGCGAAAATGCTATCGTGCATCTATCGGGTTCGCGAGCATCGAGGATTCTCAACCGGAGCGCAGCACGTGATCGACGTGTTGCGAGGCGAACGAACGGAAAAGGTACTCTCTTGGGGTCACGAGCGCTTATCGACGTTTGGGATCGGTAAGGATTACGGCAAAGAGCAGTGGACGGCAGTGCTTTCGGAGCTCATGCGAACCGGATGCGTTGAGGAGGGCGAGCATCGCACGGTCGTATTGACGAATGAGGGACGGCAAGCGCTTAAAGAGCGGCGTACCTTTCTCTTCGCGATGCCGCGAGCGATCGAACGCAAGAAGGGTCGACGCCGGAAGGCCGCTGCCACGAATGACGTCGCAGTGGGTGACGAAGGCTTGTTCGACCGCCTGCGCGCGCTGCGCAAGAAATTGGCCGACGAGCAGGGCGTTCCGCCGTACGTGGTATTCTCCGATGCCACGCTGCGCGACATGGTCGCCGTCCAACCGTCAACGCTTGCGGCATTTCGCCAGATCGGCGGTGTCGGGGACGTAAAGCTGACGCGATATGCAGACGTCTTTTTGCAGGCAATTCGGTCGCAAACGGATTAA
- a CDS encoding GNAT family N-acetyltransferase, with product MSFSQPFQIVRAERDADIRSIAPLFDDYRVFYGQPSDEDASYRFLRERWIARESILFIALGRVADPLGFVHLYPLFVSDRMLRLWLLNDLFVRPEARRSGLGRALMQRAEEHARETGSAGLTLSTAVDNTKAQGLYESDGYVRDDAFLHYNRFF from the coding sequence ATGAGCTTCAGTCAACCGTTTCAAATCGTCCGGGCCGAACGAGACGCAGACATTCGATCGATCGCGCCTCTTTTCGACGATTATCGAGTGTTCTATGGTCAGCCTTCCGACGAGGATGCGTCGTATCGCTTTCTTCGCGAGCGCTGGATCGCGCGCGAGTCGATTCTGTTCATCGCTTTAGGCAGGGTCGCGGATCCGCTCGGCTTCGTGCACTTGTATCCCCTGTTCGTGTCCGATCGGATGTTACGATTGTGGCTTCTGAATGACTTATTCGTTCGGCCGGAGGCGCGGCGTAGTGGGCTGGGGCGGGCGTTGATGCAACGCGCGGAGGAACATGCGCGAGAGACGGGGAGTGCCGGCCTCACGCTTAGCACGGCCGTCGATAACACGAAAGCGCAGGGCCTATATGAGTCCGATGGCTACGTTCGGGACGATGCGTTTTTACACTACAACCGCTTCTTCTAA
- a CDS encoding alkaline phosphatase family protein — MKHTRFIPLVTIAALAACSAPQTASLPASSNAATSHMKLAFTGTSPIQHVVIIFQENRTPDNLFQSSKLIAEGATIAQSGPNSLGQTVQLQPQSLAAPWDIGHGHQIFLTEWDNGKQDGFNLVEPVKLAWRPYSYVPASEAQPYWDMATQYAFADHMFETDQSSSYPSHQYIVSATARALPQTVDEIAGGPYYPKTGKDGPAGCDAPEEMLVDTINLHNALNGPSLYPCFDRPSLTDFLDEQGVTWKYYQRNLGPGWWHAFDSIKHIRYGPDYANVVTPPASILTDISTGNLPGVSWVMPADDLHSDHPGSKSAAGPSWVAAVVNAVGQSQYWDSTAIFITWDDWGGWYDHVPPKIYNSYELGFRVPLVIVSPYAKKGYVSHRQHEFASILAFAEKTFGIKKGALHGTDMRSDDLMDAFNFKKPPSVFVPITAPPFQSGNAPASVLDAEDY; from the coding sequence ATGAAACATACGCGATTTATTCCGCTCGTAACGATCGCGGCGCTCGCTGCGTGCTCCGCCCCGCAAACCGCATCGTTGCCGGCGAGTTCGAACGCCGCGACCTCCCATATGAAACTCGCGTTCACGGGAACCTCCCCGATCCAGCACGTCGTCATTATCTTTCAAGAGAATCGCACGCCCGACAATCTGTTCCAGTCGTCGAAGTTGATCGCAGAGGGCGCGACGATCGCACAGAGCGGCCCCAATTCGCTGGGCCAGACGGTGCAGTTGCAGCCACAGTCTCTGGCCGCTCCATGGGACATCGGGCACGGCCACCAGATTTTCTTAACCGAATGGGACAACGGTAAACAAGACGGATTTAATCTTGTCGAACCGGTGAAACTCGCATGGCGCCCGTATTCCTACGTCCCGGCCAGCGAGGCGCAGCCATATTGGGACATGGCGACGCAATATGCGTTCGCAGATCACATGTTCGAGACCGATCAATCCAGCAGCTATCCATCGCACCAATACATCGTCAGCGCGACCGCGCGCGCATTGCCGCAAACGGTCGACGAAATCGCGGGCGGACCATACTATCCCAAGACTGGCAAGGACGGCCCGGCCGGTTGCGACGCCCCGGAAGAAATGCTGGTCGATACCATCAATCTCCACAACGCGCTGAACGGTCCGTCGCTGTACCCGTGCTTCGACCGGCCTTCGCTGACCGATTTCTTGGACGAGCAAGGCGTCACGTGGAAGTACTATCAGCGCAACCTCGGACCGGGTTGGTGGCACGCCTTTGATTCGATCAAACACATCCGCTACGGCCCGGACTACGCCAACGTCGTTACGCCGCCGGCATCGATTCTCACCGACATCTCGACCGGCAATCTACCGGGAGTCTCGTGGGTCATGCCCGCCGACGACTTGCATTCGGACCACCCGGGCAGCAAGAGTGCCGCCGGTCCGTCGTGGGTCGCCGCCGTCGTCAATGCCGTCGGTCAAAGCCAGTATTGGGACAGCACCGCAATCTTTATCACATGGGACGACTGGGGTGGCTGGTACGATCACGTACCGCCGAAAATCTACAATAGCTACGAACTCGGTTTCCGCGTCCCGCTGGTCATCGTTTCGCCCTACGCCAAGAAAGGCTACGTCTCGCATCGGCAACACGAGTTCGCGAGCATCCTGGCGTTTGCCGAGAAGACCTTCGGTATCAAGAAGGGTGCGCTGCACGGCACCGACATGCGTTCGGACGATTTGATGGACGCGTTTAACTTCAAGAAGCCGCCGAGCGTTTTCGTTCCGATAACAGCGCCGCCGTTCCAATCCGGGAACGCACCGGCTTCCGTTCTCGACGCCGAAGACTACTAA